In Massilia forsythiae, one DNA window encodes the following:
- the rng gene encoding ribonuclease G has product MTEDILINITPQETRVALVVQGAVQELHIERTLTRGLAGNVYSGKVVRVLPGMQSAFIDIGLERAAFLHVADIWEARPHDNNGNPSAPPTPIEKILFDGQVLTVQVIKDPIGTKGARLSTQISIAGRMLVYLPQDKHIGISQKIEKEFEREALRTRLHGLLPPEEKGGYIVRTQAEDASDADLAADIDYLRKTWGAITQGARTRPATTLLYQDLSLAQRVLRDFVHDETAAILVDSRENYVKLVEFAQVYTPSVLARLQHYTGERPLFDLYGVEEEILRALGRRVDLKSGGYLIVDQTEAMTTIDVNTGGFVGGRNFADTIFKTNLEAAHAIARQLRLRNLGGIIILDFIDMENNEHRNAVLAELKKTLSRDRTKVSVSGFSALGLVEMTRKRTRESLAHILCEPCPACSGKGQVKTSRTICYEILRELLREAKQFNPREFRILASQEVVDLFLEEESQHLAMLGDFIGKKISLQVEKGYHQEQYDVILM; this is encoded by the coding sequence ATGACTGAAGACATCCTGATCAATATCACCCCACAGGAAACGCGGGTCGCGCTGGTGGTACAGGGTGCCGTGCAGGAACTGCACATCGAACGAACCCTCACGCGCGGCCTGGCCGGCAACGTCTATTCGGGCAAGGTGGTGCGGGTGCTGCCGGGCATGCAGTCGGCCTTCATCGACATCGGCCTGGAACGCGCCGCCTTTCTGCACGTGGCCGACATCTGGGAAGCGCGTCCGCACGACAACAACGGCAACCCGAGCGCGCCGCCGACGCCGATCGAGAAGATCCTGTTCGACGGCCAGGTGCTGACGGTGCAGGTGATCAAGGACCCGATCGGCACCAAGGGCGCGCGCCTGTCCACGCAGATCTCGATCGCCGGGCGCATGCTGGTGTACCTGCCGCAGGACAAGCACATCGGCATCTCGCAAAAGATCGAAAAGGAATTTGAGCGCGAAGCGCTGCGCACGCGCCTGCACGGCCTGCTGCCGCCCGAGGAAAAGGGCGGCTACATCGTGCGCACCCAGGCCGAGGACGCGTCCGACGCCGACCTGGCCGCCGACATCGATTACCTGCGCAAGACCTGGGGCGCGATCACGCAAGGCGCGCGCACCCGCCCCGCCACCACCCTGCTGTACCAGGACCTGAGCCTGGCCCAGCGCGTGCTGCGCGACTTCGTGCACGACGAGACCGCGGCGATCCTGGTCGATTCGCGCGAGAACTACGTCAAGCTGGTGGAATTCGCCCAGGTGTACACGCCGAGCGTGCTGGCGCGCCTGCAGCACTACACCGGCGAGCGCCCGCTGTTCGATTTGTACGGCGTCGAGGAAGAGATCCTGCGCGCACTGGGCCGGCGCGTCGACCTGAAGTCCGGCGGCTACCTGATCGTCGACCAGACCGAGGCGATGACCACCATCGACGTGAATACCGGCGGCTTCGTCGGCGGGCGCAACTTCGCCGATACCATTTTCAAGACCAACCTGGAAGCCGCGCACGCCATCGCGCGCCAGCTGCGCCTGCGCAACCTGGGCGGGATCATCATCCTCGACTTCATCGACATGGAGAACAACGAGCACCGCAACGCCGTGCTGGCGGAGCTCAAGAAGACCCTGTCGCGCGACCGCACCAAGGTGTCGGTGAGCGGTTTCTCGGCGCTGGGGCTGGTGGAAATGACCAGGAAGCGCACGCGCGAATCGCTGGCCCACATCCTGTGCGAGCCCTGCCCCGCCTGTTCCGGCAAGGGGCAAGTAAAAACCTCGCGCACCATCTGCTACGAAATCCTGCGCGAACTGCTGCGCGAAGCAAAGCAGTTCAACCCGCGCGAATTCCGCATCCTGGCCTCGCAGGAAGTGGTCGACCTGTTCCTGGAAGAAGAATCGCAGCACCTGGCGATGCTGGGCGACTTCATCGGCAAGAAGATTTCGCTGCAGGTGGAAAAGGGTTATCACCAGGAGCAGTACGACGTCATCCTGATGTAA
- a CDS encoding Maf family protein, protein MKPNDNRIYLASKSPRRRELLRQVGIEFDLLSLRADPRRGVDVGEEVHVGEAAADYVARVAREKGAFAWNVLHLRRMPLRPVLSADTTVTIDGQILGKPAGRDEAMAMLERLSGRTHQVLTSVALHYTDVAEQVTQVSDVRFARLDGDAMRAYCATAEPYDKAGGYGIQGLAALFIEHIEGSHSGIMGLPVFETAHLLKKAGITVL, encoded by the coding sequence ATGAAACCGAACGACAACCGGATCTACCTCGCCTCGAAAAGCCCGCGCCGGCGCGAACTGCTGCGCCAGGTCGGCATCGAGTTCGACCTTCTCAGCCTGCGCGCCGACCCGCGCCGCGGCGTCGACGTCGGCGAAGAGGTGCACGTGGGCGAAGCGGCGGCGGACTACGTGGCGCGGGTGGCGCGCGAAAAAGGCGCGTTCGCCTGGAACGTGCTGCACCTGCGCCGCATGCCGCTGCGGCCGGTGCTGTCGGCCGACACCACCGTCACCATCGACGGCCAGATCCTCGGCAAGCCGGCCGGCCGCGACGAGGCGATGGCGATGCTGGAACGTTTGTCCGGCCGCACGCACCAGGTGCTGACCTCGGTGGCGCTGCACTACACCGATGTTGCCGAGCAGGTGACGCAGGTGTCCGACGTGCGCTTCGCCCGGCTGGACGGCGACGCCATGCGCGCCTACTGCGCCACTGCCGAACCCTACGACAAGGCGGGCGGCTACGGCATCCAGGGACTGGCGGCGCTGTTCATCGAGCATATCGAGGGCAGCCATTCCGGCATCATGGGCTTGCCGGTATTCGAGACGGCGCACTTGTTGAAGAAGGCGGGCATTACGGTACTTTAG
- the rlmH gene encoding 23S rRNA (pseudouridine(1915)-N(3))-methyltransferase RlmH, protein MQLIIAAVGHKMPAWIETGFAEYAKRMPPELRLVLKEIKPVERSGSKTAATAMALERERIEAALPKGVRIVALDERGKDLTSVGLSAQLEAWQQDGRDVAFLIGGADGLDPELKARADGLIRISSMTLPHGIVRVMLAEQLYRAWSITQNHPYHRV, encoded by the coding sequence ATGCAGTTGATCATCGCCGCAGTCGGCCACAAGATGCCGGCCTGGATCGAGACCGGCTTTGCCGAATACGCCAAGCGCATGCCGCCCGAGCTGCGCCTCGTCCTCAAGGAAATCAAGCCGGTCGAGCGTTCCGGCAGCAAGACCGCGGCCACCGCCATGGCGCTGGAACGCGAGCGCATCGAGGCGGCGCTGCCGAAGGGCGTGCGCATCGTCGCGCTGGACGAGCGCGGCAAGGATCTCACCAGCGTCGGCCTGTCGGCGCAGCTGGAAGCCTGGCAGCAGGACGGGCGCGACGTCGCCTTCTTGATCGGCGGCGCCGACGGGCTGGACCCGGAACTCAAGGCGCGCGCCGACGGCCTGATCCGCATCTCGAGCATGACCCTGCCCCATGGAATCGTGCGCGTGATGCTGGCCGAACAGCTTTATCGTGCCTGGTCGATCACCCAGAACCACCCCTACCACCGCGTCTGA
- the rsfS gene encoding ribosome silencing factor, protein MDIKKLQAIVVDALEDVKGQDIALFDTTNLTSLFDRIVVVSGTSNRQTKALAASVRDKVKEAGGNVVGLEGEDTGEWVLVDLGDMIVHIMQPAIRQYYRLEEIWGEKPVKLGAARRKTSAEGVEAAVPKAVSKHLAANQDQPEAKPVRERKPAAKKSAEGAAAKPAAKKIPTGRTVKVAVPKAAAADAAAAKAAKAASAAKRAPKAAPAADADGAPAKKVIRRTVKKAAE, encoded by the coding sequence ATGGATATCAAGAAACTGCAAGCGATCGTCGTCGACGCCCTCGAAGACGTCAAGGGCCAGGACATCGCCCTGTTCGACACGACCAACCTGACCAGCCTGTTCGACCGCATCGTGGTCGTGTCGGGCACCTCGAACCGCCAGACCAAGGCGCTGGCCGCCTCGGTGCGCGACAAGGTCAAGGAAGCAGGCGGCAACGTGGTCGGCCTGGAAGGCGAAGACACCGGCGAATGGGTGCTGGTCGACCTGGGCGACATGATCGTGCACATCATGCAGCCGGCGATCCGCCAATACTACCGCCTGGAAGAGATCTGGGGCGAAAAGCCGGTCAAGCTGGGCGCCGCCCGCCGCAAGACCAGCGCCGAAGGCGTGGAAGCGGCCGTGCCGAAAGCCGTCTCGAAGCACCTGGCCGCCAACCAGGACCAGCCGGAAGCCAAGCCGGTGCGCGAGCGCAAGCCGGCCGCCAAAAAGTCTGCCGAAGGCGCCGCGGCCAAGCCGGCCGCGAAAAAGATCCCGACCGGCCGCACCGTGAAGGTCGCCGTGCCGAAGGCGGCCGCCGCCGACGCCGCCGCGGCCAAGGCCGCCAAGGCCGCCTCCGCCGCCAAGCGCGCCCCGAAGGCCGCCCCGGCCGCAGACGCCGACGGCGCACCGGCCAAGAAGGTGATCCGCCGCACGGTCAAGAAGGCTGCCGAGTAA
- a CDS encoding nicotinate-nucleotide adenylyltransferase: protein MSVCVAVLGGSFDPVHHGHVALAGLFARLLHPDALRILPAGQPWQKAGLQAGDADRVAMLELAFAQASGAGFPAGVPVTIDTREIVRAAPTYTVETLREQRAELGASTSIVFLMGADQLQKLDSWRDWRSLFELANFGVAARPGYRLDGAALPPAVAHEIAGRLASPERVRASPAGRVCMAHTLAVDISATQVRQALKSGPDPQAQRGAGQGRDPGQVGALVAPQVLDYIQQRNLYKS, encoded by the coding sequence GTGAGCGTCTGCGTCGCGGTGCTGGGCGGCAGCTTCGACCCGGTGCATCACGGCCACGTGGCGCTGGCCGGCCTGTTCGCGCGCCTGCTGCATCCGGACGCGCTGCGCATCCTGCCGGCCGGGCAGCCGTGGCAGAAAGCCGGCCTGCAGGCCGGCGACGCCGACCGCGTGGCGATGCTGGAACTGGCGTTCGCGCAAGCATCCGGCGCCGGGTTTCCGGCCGGCGTGCCGGTGACGATCGACACCCGCGAGATCGTGCGCGCGGCGCCGACCTATACCGTCGAGACCCTGCGCGAACAGCGCGCCGAGCTGGGAGCCAGCACCTCGATCGTGTTCCTGATGGGCGCCGACCAGTTGCAGAAGCTGGACAGCTGGCGCGACTGGCGCAGCCTGTTCGAACTGGCCAACTTCGGCGTCGCCGCGCGCCCCGGCTACCGGCTCGACGGGGCGGCGCTGCCGCCGGCGGTGGCGCATGAAATCGCGGGACGCCTGGCGAGCCCGGAACGGGTGCGCGCCAGCCCGGCCGGCCGGGTGTGCATGGCGCACACGCTGGCGGTCGACATCTCGGCCACGCAGGTGCGGCAAGCGCTGAAATCGGGACCGGATCCGCAGGCGCAGCGCGGCGCCGGCCAGGGCCGGGACCCCGGCCAGGTCGGCGCGCTGGTGGCGCCGCAAGTGCTAGACTACATTCAACAACGTAACTTATACAAGAGCTAA
- the hemF gene encoding oxygen-dependent coproporphyrinogen oxidase: MSTPNPAAVKAWLLDLQSRIVQALEAVDGKPFLADTWERAEGGGGISRLIEEGKVFERGGVNFSHVRGASLPPSAMAARPELAGRAWEAMGVSLVLHPRNPYAPTVHMNVRFFEAVAEGKEPVWWFGGGMDLTPYYGNADDARHFHQVCHDALAPFGADLHPRFKRWCDEYFYLKHRKEARGVGGIFFDDFHELGFDQSFAMLQRVGAAFLDAYLPIVTARKDQPYGERERDFQAYRRGRYVEFNLVWDRGTLFGLQSGGRTEAILMSMPPIVKWRYDWHPAPGSPEAALYADFLPHRDWLAP, from the coding sequence ATGTCCACCCCGAATCCCGCCGCCGTCAAGGCCTGGCTGCTCGACCTGCAATCGCGCATCGTGCAGGCGCTCGAAGCGGTCGACGGCAAGCCGTTCCTGGCCGACACCTGGGAACGGGCCGAGGGCGGTGGTGGCATCTCGCGCCTGATCGAGGAAGGCAAGGTGTTCGAGCGCGGCGGCGTGAATTTCTCGCACGTGCGCGGCGCCAGCCTGCCGCCGTCGGCGATGGCGGCGCGCCCCGAACTGGCCGGACGCGCCTGGGAAGCGATGGGCGTGTCGCTGGTGCTGCACCCGCGTAACCCGTACGCCCCGACCGTGCACATGAACGTGCGCTTCTTCGAAGCCGTGGCCGAGGGCAAGGAGCCGGTGTGGTGGTTCGGCGGCGGCATGGACCTGACGCCGTACTACGGCAACGCCGACGACGCGCGCCACTTCCACCAGGTCTGCCACGATGCGCTGGCGCCCTTCGGCGCCGACCTGCATCCGCGCTTCAAGCGCTGGTGCGACGAGTATTTCTACCTGAAGCACCGCAAGGAAGCGCGCGGCGTCGGCGGCATCTTCTTCGACGACTTCCACGAACTCGGTTTCGACCAGTCGTTCGCGATGCTGCAGCGGGTCGGCGCGGCGTTTCTCGACGCCTACCTGCCGATCGTCACGGCGCGCAAGGACCAGCCGTACGGCGAACGCGAGCGCGACTTCCAGGCCTATCGGCGCGGGCGCTACGTCGAATTCAACCTGGTGTGGGACCGCGGCACCCTGTTCGGCCTGCAGTCGGGCGGGCGCACCGAGGCGATCCTGATGTCGATGCCGCCGATCGTCAAGTGGCGCTACGACTGGCATCCCGCGCCGGGCAGCCCGGAAGCCGCCCTGTATGCCGACTTCCTGCCGCACCGGGATTGGCTGGCGCCGTGA